In Lolium rigidum isolate FL_2022 chromosome 7, APGP_CSIRO_Lrig_0.1, whole genome shotgun sequence, the DNA window TTTAGACATTCAAATGCTGTTTCTCGAAGTGAGAAAACCAGTCAGTTATATGATTGCTGTAACGGTGTTACCACAATATTTCTCTCTGGTAGTGCCTGTCATACGATCAAAATAGAAAGACTTTCAGCTGATTTCAGtgttaacaacaacaacaacaaagccgttggggtaggctagaggtgaaacccataagatctcgtaacCAACCCATAATAtttccaaacaagttggggtaggctagaggtgaaaccgataagatctcgtaaccaactcatggttctggcacatggatagcaagcttccacACGGCTCTTCCCATGGTtagttctttggtgatactctagtccttcagatctctctttacggactcctcccatgtcaggtGTGGTCTGCCCCGTCCTCTCTTGACATTATCAGCAAGCTTTAGCCGTCCACTATGCACCGGAGCTTCTGGAGGCCTGCGCTGAATATGCCCAAACCATCTTAGACGATGTTGGACAAGCTTCtctgcaatcggtgctaccccaactctatctcgtatatcatcattccggactcggtccttcctcgtgtggccacacatccatctcaacatgcgcatctccgccacacctaactgttgaacatgccgccttttagtcggccaacactcagcgccatacaacattgcgggtcgaaccgccgtcctatagaacttgtcttttagcttttgtggcactctcttatcacaaagaatgccagaatcttggcgccacttcatccatccggctttgatccggtggttcacatcttcatcaatatctccatccttgtgcaggattgaccccaagtatcgaaaggtgtccttctgaggcaccacctgcccatctaggctaacctcctcctcctcgtgcctagtagtaaAACCACACATCATGTACtaagttttagttctactaagtctaaaacctttcgattccagGGTTCGTCTCCAAAGTTCTAACTTCCTAATCCTTCATCTGATGTTGGGTTGCTAAGGCTACACAATTGATATCTATGTTTCTGTATGCATTTCTCATCCCCTTCAAATGATCCACTGAGATTTCTATGGACACACTAAATATTTGGATTCAGGAACAAACATAGCATCAGTGTACTTCTCTGTTCGAAGGTCGGTGGGGGACTCTTGAATGAGCGGATGAAACTTGTTGCAGAATTCTAGGAAGCTAACTTTGATGTGAGTTCTACTAAAGCCTTGCAGACAAGGGTTAGTGAGGATTGTAATTTTTGTGAGGCAGTGCTGATAGATTTACTAGTATTAGGCCCAGTTTGGTCCTCAGGAAGACCAAAGTCTCAAGGACAATCTGAGTATGCCAGTGATCATGACATCAAATGTCTTGTATTTACCGCTGAAGCAGGTCTTCATAAGCAGATCTTGTGAAGGACGTTCAATCTCGAAAAAAATATGTTAATGTTGTATGACCTGATTGGTTTATTATAAGTACTTGTTATAAAAAGTGGTATCTTATCTTCTCACAAAATAAAAGAAGTCTGCAACAGAAATACCTTAatcatgtgaccatgagctttcaTCTTGAGAAAAATCTCAGACCTTTTATAGGTGCACTGCCTGTTTCCTGGCTATACTTTTTGGCTAGGAAGACTTCCTGGGTGTCTAGAATTTATATGAATGTTTTCAACAACACCAAGTTTATTTTCTCTATTTTGGAGACTTGATTGAACCTCAATTTAAAGAATATAGCACATCATATTTTCCTTTTTCGGCAACATCGGGTGGGTAAGTCCCtacctattttttttttgttaaaacatCATGTTTTCTGTTGTCTTTTAAACACAGTATCTAAAATAGCAAAAATGTTAGGATATGCAAACCTGTACATTAATAGATCTACTCCATTGAGGAACATGAATAGCGAGGAAACCGCAAAttgttctactccctccgtccgttaATAGATGTCCAGTGGTTCGTCtaattttgaatgcatctatgcctaaaaagtgtctagatacattcgaatttagacaaatttttgacatctaaaaatggacagaggtagtacatatTTCAAGACTCCCTCCATATCACAAATGCATGCGCTCAATAAAAATTGCTAATATTTGTATGCTTTTATTACCTTTGGTTCAGGCTGGACATCTTGATGCAAAGAAAGGAGAAACATTAAAAGAGAAGACATTGTGAAGTTCTGTTTAGTCGCCATGTCATTGCAAGAAAAGAAAATCCTACAATCTGGAGCTGATCAGCAATCTGCTCCTTAGTGACATTTACTTCAGGTTTGTTCTCCCAAAGGATGGAATGATATCCGCCTTCTATTATCTACCTTCCCTATCATCATATCAGTTTCCATTGTTTTTCAAATTCCATCTATTTCTGGAACTGAACCATTTTGTGGCTACTGGCGTTCTTCTCTTTAAATTTCCAGGTGAAAGCAGTTTTGCCTTGCCCAAACATTCCATGTACTCCAAGTTCGTTCATCACTGCTACAGAACAGTAATCCAAGGTGATTGATGGCTTTCTGCAATCTTGGCTGTCCCTCCATGGACCAAGGGAGGTGATTGGTTGCTTGGTGTGATTCCTGATATTCCTCACATGGAGCAGCATTTTGTATGGTGGGTTCCATGGAATGTCAAATGGATATCTGCATAGGAGAATCTTGGCTGCCATTTGTGGACCCACGATTAGGTAGACCTGGAGAGTTGCTGCTGTAACGTGATCATGGATGTGGAATGCCCTCGTTGCCAGCCCAAAAAGACTATGCAGTTCAGGTTGTTTTACTTCATGTACATACATGCCACTTGCTTGATATGTTCATATGATGCACTCAGTTTAGcaactatgttgtattgttgtgcTGAGAGACAACAAGTGACCGCCGCATCGAAGTTGTTTTTCTTGAACTACCGACGGGGATACAGCCTATTTCTCATGGACTAGAATTTAGTTAGACGTGACCATCCAGGTTCAAATTGATGATGGAAATTTACTGTGGTGTAGTGATTCTGCTATCAAAGTATATGATAGCAAGCAAGCAGAAATTTAACTGGGATCCTAATATATGTACAGGTTGTGGCAGCCTGGGATGATAATGTCGGCATGGATGGTGTCGTGCCCGGCAGAATGCGTGGAGTGGTTTGGCGCACTAGCACTACGGAGCGGGTGATGGCTGCGACCGGAGACGCTGTGTTGTGCCCAGCATCAACACGCCCATAACTGAGAATCATCCGTCTTTTCTGTATACGAGTTATTAGTCCTCCCCTGGTCAGGAAATGCCATTGTGAAGGCCAGATACTTGACGCATACGGTCGCAGACCACTAGGCCAGCTTTTGTCCGAGTAGAAAACCGTTCTCCTTCCTGCCAacagaagaaagaaaaaggaaaataatcGATTTCTTCCCTGAAATTCCTCCTGCTAGTTTTCGTGCCTTCCCTCTCTCGTCCACGACTGTGAGTTGACTTCGTTTCCCCCCCATAAGCCGTATCGACGACGTCTCGAATCCGATCGGAATTTCGCTTCAACCTGATCTAGGCCGATTTTCTGCACTGCAGCTACATCCGTCAGGTAAAGAGGGATTCTTTCTGCGATCCCAAATCCATCCGTCGTCAGTTGCAACTCTCTTATGACATCCGCATGCAATTGAGTTTTGCAGCAAGAAACTGAAAGATCAGAATTCATGGAATTGGAGGCCCCGGTTGTCGAAGCAGATCCAgcaagaagcagaggaggaggaggcggcgacgaggACATGCTTCAGACAGCTCTCTTGCCCTGCCCCAACTGCGACGTCCAGGTGGTGCACAAGCTGGCGCAGCTCCTGCTGCCCGGCCTCGCCGCCGCGTGCGTCGACAGCACCTTGaggaacccctcctcctcgctcgccgtCCAGCTGCGCGCGGAGCTGGTACGCTACATCACGGACAGGAGCAGCAGCCCGCCCGAGCTCCCGACCGAGGCGGGCGACGATCCTCTGCCCGATCACGACGACCCGCCCGAGGCGCTGGCCACGTTCCTGGACGACTTCGCTAGCAGCAAGAGGAGCATCGTCGTCTCCATCTCCGGCTGGCTGCCGTACCTgggcggcgacgacggccgcGACGACAGGATCGACGACCTCGTCCAGGAGATGGAGGCCACCCGCTTCTGGCCGATCGACCGGCGCCAGGCCGTCGCCCGGGACCTGCTCCGCAGCCTAGACGCCGTGTCCACCGGTGGCGCCGGAAGCAAGTTCCGGTGCCGTGACGAGCTGGAGACGGAGGAGAAGCTGGCCGACCACGTCGCCACGCGCTGCCGCTTCAGGCCCGTGCGGTGCCGGAACCTGGTCCAGGGCTGCACGGCCGAGGTCTCCGCCTGCCGCGCCGAGGAGCACGACGCGGCGTGCGCATTCAAGATCATCCCCTGCGAGCAGGGCTGCGGCGCCAGCGTCGGCAGGCGCCAGATGGACAGGCACTGCGTCACCGTATGTCCCATGAAGCTCGCCAACTGCCCCTTCTACCTGCTCGGCTGCGAGTCCGCCTTCCCCGCCTGTAACCTCGGCTCACACTGCGCCCAGTTTGTCAGAACCCACCTCCGGCTACTCCTTGATCACAACCAGATAACCACCATGGCTGGTCGCCAGGAGCTGGACCTGGAGGAGCGTCTTGCGCTGCTGGAAAAGGTGTGTTCATCCATCCCATCTCCTCTGATTCTCTGTCTTGTCTGCTTAAATTCTGGGGGTCCTCAAACTGATCTCTATTTGTGATGCATCAGTGTGACTCTGATGGTACGTTGCGCAAAGCTTTGGATGTGAGGGCTCTTACTAGTGCTCTAGCGGCGCTGGAGAAGAAGATGAGCGCTCAAGATGGGGGATCATGACAACAAAGAAACAGTTCGCTCACAAGATCCCACAACTCTGTTCTAGTTGTGTGGATCCGCCTTCTCTTTCAAGATTTTTTttgtaagcttttgggaagtgtcACACATATGGTGGTCTtgctccattttttttttttgtatgataGCTGATTACACTATTTGTATGTATGCTTTGCGATTGACCTcataaaccttttttttttgtaaaacataGTACAGACGTAGACGCTTACATATACACACTCCCATGAATGCACGTACAGGCACCTCGTTGAAGCGTTCCACTGAAAAATATTCCCTtttttaatgagacaccaaaatTTCAAATctagggtttgaactctggtgggctgggggtgccactgcccttctAAAcacccaaccacaggttggttctctatTGACCGCTGAAACTTGAGATGGTTGAAATATGCAAATCTCAAAGAGGATTTTGCAAACATGAACTTTTAAAATTGGCGCAATTTTTTTTGGCCTGgttggtaaaactgcaaatacaaCATGACAAATCGAACTGCAACAACTAGGGTGTTATTATTATTGTTGCAAACTGGTTTCCGTACACAAACATGTACACGATTTGACTAGGCAGGCAAAGGAGCAGGAGGGTTTGCCTTCGCCACTGTGTCTGAAGTAGAGGATTTTGCGCAATTTTCCACGCACGAGTCCATGGTATCGAAACACCCTTTTTTCCCAACCGGGATTCTTACCCCTTTCCATTTCATGCAAAACATAAATACAAAGTTCAACTCATTTTGttacatctaaaggtataatagctGCCCCCCCATGGGGGCCTCACAACGATCAGCGCACGTGAGCCGTCGGATCTCCTCATCGGTGCATCTTGTCCGTTCGTTTTGGGTACTCTCCTctcactagctaaccccatgcaatgGCAGATTGTTACCCGCCTCCGGCTGCATGTGGGCCCCACCTTTGCCGGCCCCGCACGTCAGCCACTGCGACTGGGATCTCTGTCGGTGCGCATTGGCGCCAGGCAGTGGAACTCAACCCGTAGGGGTATTTTCAGTATTTCAGCGCGGCCTCGTATAAAAGCGATCCCCAGGGCGaaataaccctagccgccgccctgccCCCTCCTCGCGCCTCCACCCCGCCCCTGCCCCGCCTCGTGCCCGCCCCTGCCCCGCCccgcgcccccgcccccgccccgcaTCGCGCCCCTGCCACCGCCCCTGCCCCGTTCTAAAGGTATAATAGCTGCCCCCCCATGGGGGCCTCACAACGATCAGCGCACGTGAGCCGTCGGATCTCCTCATCGGTGCATCTTGTCCGTTTGTTTTGGGTACTCTCCTctcactagctaaccccatgcaatgGCAGATTGTTACCCGCCTCCGGCTGCATGTGGGCCCCACCTTTGCCGGCCCGCACGTCGCCCACTGCGACCGGGATCTCTCGTCGGTGCGCATTGGCGCCAGGCAGTGGAACTCAACCCGCAGGGGTATTTTCAGTATTTCAGCGCGGCCTCGTATAAAAGCGATCCCCAGGGCGaaataaccctagccgccgccctgccCCCTCCTCGCGCCTCCGCCCCGCCCCTGCCCCGCCTCGTGCCCGCCCCTGCCCCGCCccgcgcccccgcccccgccccgcaTCGCGCCCCTGCCACCGCCCCTGCCCCGTTCTcgacgccggccgccgcctcgcgccacaACTACATCATGGATGTATTTAATATGAGATATCGTAACTACATCACGGATTCAAATATCAAATATTTACCAGGTAGCAGCACAACTATTTATTTCCTGATATTATCTTCTTTGCTATATCATACAGTGTGCGTCAAACATACACATTCTCTGAATATGATGGAATTTTGAATAGCAGATACAAGGAACCTACACATCATATCATGTTCGTTAAATCTGAACAACATTTGTCTTTCTGCAAATCTCACAAATTTGAAGGAGCTGCGGTTGTCTTCTTGTAGACTTATAGATCTGGGTGTTTTTACCTCGCAGGTAAACAAAGGTATAATAGCTGCCCCCCATGGGGGCCTCTCAGCGATCAGCGCACGTGAGCCATCGGATCTCCTCATCGGTGCATCTTGTCCGTTCGTTTTGGGTACTCTCCTctcactagctaaccccatgcaatgGCAGATTGTTACCCGCCTCCGGCTGCATGTGGCCCCCACCTTTGCCAGCCCCGCACGTCAGCCAATGCGACTGGGATCTCTGTCGGTGCGCATTGGCGCCAGGCAGTGGAACTCAACCCGCAGGGGTATTTTCGGTATTTCAGCGCGGCCTCGTATAAAAGCGATCCCCAGGGCGaaataaccctagccgccgccctgccCCCGCCCCTGCCCCGCCTCGCGCCCCGCCCCTGCCCCGCCCCGCGCCCACGCCCCCGCCCCGCCTCGCGCCCCTGCCACCGCCCCTGCCCCGTTCTCGATGCCGGCAGCCGCCTCGCGCCACAACTACATCATGGATGTATTTAATATGAGATATCGTAACTACATCACGGATTCAAATATCAAATATTTATCAGGTAGCAGCACAACTATTTGTTTCGTGATATTATCTTCTTTGGTATATCATACAGTGTGCGTCAAACATACACATTCTCTGAATATGATGGAATTTTGAATAGCAGATACAAGGAACCTACACAGCATATCATGTTCGTTAAATCTGAACAACATTTCTCTTTCTGCAAATCTCACAAATTTGAAGGAGTTGCGGTTGTCTTCTTGTAGACTTATAGATCTGGGTGTTTTTTACCTCGCAGGTAAACAATGACTATAACATGCATGTTTCTCTCTTAGATGTTGGTGCTTTTATTCTGAGGTGCTTGAATGGTCCAAGGTGACCAATCAGTGCATTTTGGTATTTTATGGTCTACTCATGATTTCTATGTAGCTGATTGATGTATATATTTGATCCAACTATCCAAGGCTCCTCATGGTTTATATTTATCATGTGTTTTATGTAGGCTTGTCCTGGTGCAGATTCAGATCAATCTGCACATTCTCATGGTCTACTCATGATCTCTATTTAATTGTTTGATGTATATTTGATTGAAAGCTTGTCCTGGTTTTTATTTTGAGGTCCTTGCAGGTGCAGATTGAGCTGAACAAGAAGTAACTATTCATGGATGAAGGGTGGGAATGATAAGATGGTAGGTATCATTTCTTCAAAGTTGCGTTATTTTTTTTCAAATAAAATTGCCTTAAATGATAAGATGGTAGGTACCATTTCTTCAAAGCTTCTGTTGTTGTTTATGTGCCTGTAGGCTGTAGCCAAAATCACTTCTCTTTAAGGCACAGTTTATGTGCATCAATTTTTAGCTTCCATAAAAGCACTAAAGGCTGACACTTAAGCCTTGGTCGCACCCTTCTGTCTTATTTTCATGTAATATTAGAACCACCTTTAAACAACTCTCAAAAGAGAAAACTTTATATGTTAGTAGGTATCAATTGCCACATTCTGCGTCAATTCTTAGTCACTTTGTTAATTATTATTTTGGTACTGCATATTTCTACTGTAAATCTTAGTCATGTTAAAAGAGCAGTCGTCCGTTAGTGCGTCTCCATTGGCTTCAGTGGTTGACCACTGATGCCCCGGTCCATTCCCCTTTCCAGGTTGACTCTTAATTCTCTCACTTTTCAAACTGAATATGTCATAAAAATAGGAATGGAGAAATAATTTTCGTAGTGGCTTGTCATAGTTAACAAGTGACAGCCTAAAAGCTGTTGCTAACCACTACGTTCTTATTTATGTGTGCAGCTCACGGCTTGATTCAGAGGGTAGATAGATCCATGCCCTCGAAATGTCTCTCCTATATTGTGTGGCCAGTTTTCAAGCTTATTTGAATTACCACAGTGAACCTTCGAGTTTAAACAAAAATGAATTATATGTACAGTACGACTATCCAGAATAAAATAACTGCTATGAATCCTCAGTtcataaaaatattcaaatttaatttTACTTGATCACGTTGAGTTAGAAGCTTTGAACCATGTTTTTTTTGCGTAGTATGCAGTTTATACCATCAGAGTAGCTGCTAAAACAGAAGTGGCTGTAAGATACTTTGCATTGCATATGGTTTTAGATCATTGCCTCACATGGAGCTAAACCATCCGTCCGCAATGTTGTCGCCAAGGTCAGAGACGAAGCTGCCCTTTGGTTCAGAGCTGGCGCGTCGGGCCTGCGTGTCTTCCTGCCGCCCACCTGGGATGTCCACTGAGTTGTAGTCTTTGTTTATCTTTTCAGAACCATGGCCTCTTAGGAGGATTGTGACAACTAACTCTTCCCTTCTTTTTAATGAAATGAAATGCAAAagctttttgcgttttctcgaaaaagatCATTGCCTCACCGCCGTTGCCTTTTGGTCAATTTCTATCTTCCGTAGGTTGGATTGACGTAGAGCGTAGTCACCGACTACCGGAGGTGTTGCAAAATGGGTCTGCTGGCTGATACGGAGAAGCAAAGCAAGGTGATGCCATTGCCACAAACTAATTTCTTTCCTGGTTTCCCAAGAAATTCTGTTATGCTTTTCTAAAACAGTGCAATTGGTTTCCTTATATTTTGATGTATGTCGGTCAATTTTTcctaaatatatttcataaaTGCAGCATAGTGGTGTTGATGGCAATCTTCCTTGATTCACTACTGTGTTTAAACATTTATAATCCGTTGATCTTGGTTCTTATCTTTTCCATTGAGCCATATTTGTTTGTTCATTCTGGAGCTTTTTTAATTCTCAGAAAAAACATTGTGTTAATTCTTACCTGATGGATTTGATAAGATAAGAGATAATATTTAATAGCTATCGACTTATCATTGCCGGTCACTTTTACCACTTCGCTTTCATGATTCAGTGTGCACTCAAAAAAGCCTTGGCTGAAATAATGAAATGGAAGATATACACTATGCTCTGCTCAATCTTTCACAGCGGATCCTTTTTTCTAAATGctatacttctcaaatgtttgcttCCTATTTA includes these proteins:
- the LOC124677982 gene encoding uncharacterized protein LOC124677982, whose amino-acid sequence is MELEAPVVEADPARSRGGGGGDEDMLQTALLPCPNCDVQVVHKLAQLLLPGLAAACVDSTLRNPSSSLAVQLRAELVRYITDRSSSPPELPTEAGDDPLPDHDDPPEALATFLDDFASSKRSIVVSISGWLPYLGGDDGRDDRIDDLVQEMEATRFWPIDRRQAVARDLLRSLDAVSTGGAGSKFRCRDELETEEKLADHVATRCRFRPVRCRNLVQGCTAEVSACRAEEHDAACAFKIIPCEQGCGASVGRRQMDRHCVTVCPMKLANCPFYLLGCESAFPACNLGSHCAQFVRTHLRLLLDHNQITTMAGRQELDLEERLALLEKCDSDGTLRKALDVRALTSALAALEKKMSAQDGGS